Proteins from a single region of Azospira inquinata:
- a CDS encoding type I restriction-modification system subunit M: MTIDQNQIESRLWAAADQLWANTGLKPAEFSNPVLGLLFLRYAEKRFGEAEAKLIQRGMDPSEIEKFDYQAEGALYLSPQARFSYLLDLAEGLDVGRAVNEAMAAVELENEELKGVLPRSYGKLPNPVLIELLRLMNDLGKIEGDAFGKIYEYFLGKFALAEGQKGGVFYTPTSIVKLIVEIIEPFHGKIFDPACGSGGMFVQSADFVQRRHKRAGEELTVFGTEKANDTVKLAKMNLAVHGLSGDIREANTYYEDPHHALGRFDFVMANPPFNVSGVDKERLKDDPRFPFGIPSTDNANYLWIQLFYTTLSESGRAGFVMANSAGDARGTELEIRKKLIQTGGVDVIVSVGSNFFYTVTLPCTLWFFDKAKTRGKRKDQVLFIDARGYYRQVSRAIRDFLPEQIEFLSNIVRLWRGEAIETGAGSQEMLQQQFPEGVYRDIAGVCRAVNLAEIETQGWSLNTGRYVGVADKGADDFDFVERFEALTEELELLNFEAGELEKAISDNASNLLSISAS, encoded by the coding sequence ATGACCATTGACCAGAACCAGATTGAATCCCGCCTATGGGCGGCTGCTGACCAACTGTGGGCCAATACCGGCCTGAAACCCGCTGAATTTTCCAATCCCGTTCTGGGGCTGCTCTTTCTGCGTTATGCCGAGAAGCGTTTTGGGGAGGCTGAGGCAAAGCTGATCCAGCGCGGTATGGACCCCAGCGAAATCGAGAAATTCGATTATCAGGCGGAAGGGGCGCTGTACCTTTCCCCTCAGGCCCGGTTTTCCTATTTGCTGGATCTGGCCGAGGGCCTGGATGTGGGGCGAGCCGTCAATGAAGCCATGGCGGCGGTGGAGCTGGAGAACGAAGAGCTGAAAGGTGTCTTGCCCCGCTCCTACGGCAAGCTCCCCAATCCGGTCCTGATCGAGCTGCTGCGCCTGATGAACGACCTGGGCAAAATCGAAGGGGACGCTTTCGGCAAAATCTACGAATATTTCCTGGGCAAGTTCGCCCTGGCGGAAGGTCAGAAGGGGGGCGTGTTCTACACCCCCACCAGCATCGTCAAACTTATCGTCGAAATCATCGAGCCCTTTCACGGCAAGATTTTTGACCCGGCCTGTGGCTCCGGGGGCATGTTTGTGCAAAGTGCGGACTTCGTGCAGCGTCGTCACAAACGGGCCGGGGAAGAACTCACCGTTTTTGGTACCGAAAAGGCCAATGACACGGTGAAGCTGGCCAAAATGAATCTGGCGGTGCATGGCCTTTCCGGGGATATCCGGGAAGCCAATACCTACTACGAAGACCCCCACCATGCCCTGGGCCGGTTCGACTTTGTCATGGCCAATCCTCCGTTCAATGTCTCGGGGGTGGATAAGGAACGGTTGAAGGACGACCCTCGCTTCCCCTTCGGTATTCCATCCACGGACAACGCCAATTACCTCTGGATACAGCTTTTCTACACAACCCTAAGCGAATCGGGCAGGGCGGGTTTTGTCATGGCCAACTCGGCGGGGGATGCCCGGGGGACGGAGCTGGAAATCCGCAAGAAGCTGATCCAGACCGGGGGCGTGGATGTGATCGTCTCGGTGGGCTCCAACTTCTTCTACACGGTAACCTTGCCGTGTACCCTGTGGTTCTTCGATAAGGCCAAGACCAGAGGAAAACGCAAGGATCAAGTGCTGTTCATCGATGCGCGGGGTTACTACCGGCAGGTCAGCCGTGCGATCCGTGACTTCCTGCCAGAACAGATCGAATTTCTCTCCAACATCGTGCGGTTGTGGCGTGGAGAGGCCATCGAGACTGGTGCAGGTAGTCAAGAAATGCTCCAGCAGCAGTTCCCGGAAGGGGTCTATCGGGACATCGCTGGGGTGTGCAGAGCAGTGAACCTCGCCGAGATTGAGACGCAAGGTTGGAGTCTCAATACAGGACGCTATGTTGGGGTTGCAGATAAGGGGGCGGACGACTTTGATTTTGTTGAGAGATTTGAAGCATTGACGGAAGAGTTGGAGTTGCTGAACTTCGAAGCTGGCGAATTGGAAAAAGCCATTAGTGACAACGCATCAAATCTTCTCTCCATTTCGGCCTCATGA
- a CDS encoding type IV pilin protein → MELVISILVLGILAAVALPIYADYRSAARAAAVKGLGGSVNSAMGIVNSLIAVRGAGTVGKETNITWVTMTDGSQVRVWSGYPDRWCDGIGATQLGMEAPANDGCYLSTAAVKNGQFNFYGYGNGSIPNGDAGWRLEDATDPMYCSVQYTYNGTTPPVVTLNTKGC, encoded by the coding sequence GTGGAGCTGGTCATTTCTATTCTGGTCCTGGGGATTTTGGCGGCGGTGGCCCTGCCCATTTATGCGGATTACCGATCCGCCGCCCGGGCGGCGGCGGTGAAGGGGCTGGGGGGATCGGTGAATTCGGCCATGGGCATTGTGAATTCCCTGATTGCGGTGCGGGGGGCGGGCACGGTGGGGAAAGAGACCAACATTACCTGGGTCACCATGACGGACGGCTCCCAGGTGCGGGTCTGGAGCGGCTATCCGGACCGGTGGTGCGATGGCATCGGGGCCACCCAACTGGGGATGGAAGCCCCAGCCAATGATGGCTGCTATTTATCCACGGCGGCGGTCAAAAATGGCCAGTTCAATTTCTACGGCTATGGCAATGGCTCCATTCCCAACGGGGACGCGGGCTGGCGCCTGGAAGACGCCACGGACCCCATGTATTGCTCGGTGCAATACACCTATAACGGCACCACGCCGCCGGTGGTGACTTTGAATACCAAGGGCTGCTAA
- a CDS encoding PAS domain-containing protein: MPRAVPANSHEVKLQPHELIVTKTDPSGHITYANRVFMRIAEYAEYQLLGQPHNIIRHPDMPRGVFRLMWKTLQGGNEFFGLVKNFTASGNYYWVFANITPDYDAQKQLVGYYSVRRPPLRAAVETVIPLYRAMCDIEAQAGKSAGPDASVAWLEEQMAQRQISYEQFVLQLNGDALGCKAGGRS, from the coding sequence ATGCCAAGAGCTGTGCCTGCGAACAGCCATGAGGTGAAGCTGCAACCCCATGAGCTCATCGTCACCAAGACCGATCCTAGCGGTCACATCACCTACGCCAACCGGGTATTCATGCGCATTGCGGAATATGCGGAATACCAGTTGCTGGGCCAACCCCATAACATCATCCGACACCCGGACATGCCCCGGGGGGTGTTTCGCCTGATGTGGAAGACCCTGCAAGGGGGCAATGAGTTTTTCGGACTGGTGAAGAACTTCACCGCCAGCGGCAACTATTACTGGGTCTTCGCCAATATCACCCCGGATTACGATGCCCAGAAGCAACTGGTGGGCTATTACTCGGTACGCCGCCCGCCCCTGCGGGCGGCGGTGGAAACGGTGATTCCCCTGTATCGCGCCATGTGCGACATCGAGGCCCAGGCGGGCAAATCCGCCGGGCCGGATGCTTCCGTCGCCTGGCTGGAGGAACAGATGGCCCAGCGCCAGATCAGTTATGAACAATTTGTCCTGCAACTGAATGGGGATGCCCTGGGCTGTAAGGCGGGAGGACGGTCATGA
- a CDS encoding methyl-accepting chemotaxis protein — MSTARKYPPFLKTQIGYWLIAFNTMMVLYVATELLLPGPAHMVVGVFLALLSIGLALYVWRNLHRIFSLLSSLHEQLGLAGKGEFHHRAVHTRDMGEVGLVAWELNDLLDLIETYFKEINTCFRRVSAGDYSRRPISAGLPGILAESLKGMNQSIQAMADNSAFVHRNRLASQLAALNNPHLRNNLSGSQNDLTEISHAMEQVADITRDNASGARASLESAQELSGELDTIVHSVNNMNEASHALATEWRGIETSLADISAIADQTNLLALNAAIEAARAGESGRGFAVVADEVRKLAERSKSTANQVQGILATLSGRIDDMQQRAGKAGSVADTVKDSVESFRQRFETLAQSSDQVLRRVVRVRDKSQTTLQKVGHIMRKQLTYTSLEEGQTHEMSSDLSSWRTEEGLREFGDTAAFGAMQAPEARIREQVRLALTEGGKEIPDEAVILAAMTVLEGESDRLLALFDRMVEEKHLQA; from the coding sequence ATGAGCACGGCACGGAAATATCCACCCTTCCTCAAAACCCAGATCGGCTACTGGCTCATCGCCTTCAACACCATGATGGTGCTGTATGTAGCCACGGAACTGCTGCTACCCGGTCCAGCCCACATGGTGGTGGGCGTGTTCCTGGCCCTGCTGTCCATCGGTCTGGCCCTTTACGTCTGGCGCAATCTGCACCGGATTTTTTCCCTGCTCTCCTCCCTCCATGAACAGTTGGGGCTGGCGGGCAAGGGGGAATTCCACCACCGGGCGGTGCATACCCGGGACATGGGGGAAGTGGGGCTGGTGGCCTGGGAATTGAACGATCTGCTGGATTTGATCGAAACCTACTTTAAGGAAATCAACACCTGCTTCCGTCGGGTTAGTGCCGGGGATTACAGCCGGCGGCCCATCAGCGCCGGGTTGCCGGGCATTCTGGCCGAATCCCTGAAGGGCATGAATCAGTCCATCCAGGCCATGGCGGACAACAGCGCCTTTGTGCATCGTAACCGGCTCGCCTCCCAGCTGGCGGCCCTGAACAATCCCCATCTGCGCAACAACCTGTCCGGCAGCCAGAACGATCTAACGGAAATCAGTCATGCCATGGAGCAGGTGGCAGACATTACCCGGGACAACGCCTCCGGCGCCCGGGCCAGCCTGGAAAGTGCCCAGGAACTGTCCGGGGAGCTGGACACCATCGTCCATTCCGTCAATAACATGAACGAGGCCAGCCACGCCCTGGCCACCGAATGGCGAGGCATCGAAACCTCCCTGGCGGACATTTCTGCCATTGCGGACCAGACCAACCTGCTCGCCCTGAATGCGGCCATTGAAGCGGCCCGGGCCGGGGAATCGGGCCGGGGCTTCGCGGTAGTGGCCGACGAGGTGCGCAAACTGGCGGAGCGGAGCAAGAGCACAGCCAACCAGGTGCAGGGCATTCTCGCCACCCTCTCCGGCCGCATCGACGACATGCAGCAACGGGCAGGCAAGGCGGGCTCGGTGGCAGATACGGTGAAGGATTCGGTGGAATCTTTCCGGCAGCGCTTTGAAACCCTGGCCCAAAGCTCGGATCAGGTGCTGCGTCGGGTGGTGCGGGTGCGGGACAAATCCCAGACCACCTTGCAGAAGGTGGGCCACATCATGCGCAAGCAGCTCACCTACACCTCCCTAGAAGAAGGCCAGACCCACGAAATGAGTTCCGACCTGAGCAGTTGGCGCACCGAGGAAGGGCTACGGGAATTCGGCGACACCGCCGCCTTCGGCGCCATGCAGGCCCCGGAAGCCCGGATTCGGGAACAGGTGCGCCTGGCCCTCACGGAAGGGGGCAAGGAAATTCCGGACGAGGCCGTAATCCTGGCGGCCATGACCGTTCTGGAAGGGGAAAGCGACCGGCTCCTGGCCCTCTTCGACCGCATGGTGGAAGAAAAGCACCTCCAGGCTTAG
- a CDS encoding 3-hydroxyacyl-CoA dehydrogenase NAD-binding domain-containing protein, which yields MQADDIKTVALVGTGVIGASWAVAFLGAGLTVRATDPAPGAEGRLRDFVAQAWPDMVSLGRHGGRSLEAAQGALVFCADGGEAARGADLVQENAPERLDVKRETYAALEAVLAPQALIASSTSGIMPSQLQASLQHPERLLVGHPFNPPHLIPLVEVVPGQATTEPYVTLAMDFYRRLGKTPIRLRKEVVGHIANRLQAAIWREAVYLAREGVASVEDIDLAVAAGPGQRWSIMGPSLTFHLAGGQGGMAHFLDHLGPAMETWWAALGEVHLDEPTRAMLVDAFGPPNPDQLARAVAHRDQALLRRLKALAADQADTGK from the coding sequence ATGCAAGCCGATGACATCAAAACCGTAGCCCTGGTGGGGACGGGGGTGATCGGGGCCAGCTGGGCCGTGGCTTTTCTTGGTGCCGGGCTGACGGTACGGGCCACGGACCCGGCCCCCGGGGCCGAAGGCCGGTTGCGGGACTTTGTCGCCCAGGCCTGGCCGGACATGGTCAGCCTGGGGCGTCATGGCGGGCGCAGCCTGGAAGCAGCCCAGGGGGCTTTGGTGTTTTGTGCCGATGGAGGGGAAGCGGCCCGGGGCGCGGATCTGGTGCAGGAAAATGCGCCGGAGCGCCTGGACGTGAAGCGGGAAACCTATGCTGCCCTGGAAGCCGTGCTGGCGCCCCAGGCCCTGATTGCCTCCTCCACTTCCGGCATTATGCCGAGCCAGCTCCAGGCCTCTTTGCAACATCCGGAACGCCTGCTGGTGGGCCATCCCTTTAACCCGCCCCACCTCATTCCCCTAGTGGAGGTGGTGCCTGGGCAGGCCACCACCGAGCCCTATGTGACCCTGGCCATGGATTTCTACCGCCGCCTGGGCAAGACCCCCATCCGCCTGCGCAAGGAAGTGGTGGGCCATATCGCCAACCGGCTGCAGGCGGCCATCTGGCGGGAGGCGGTCTATCTGGCCCGGGAAGGGGTAGCCTCGGTGGAAGACATTGATTTGGCGGTGGCCGCCGGGCCGGGGCAACGCTGGTCCATCATGGGCCCCAGCCTGACCTTCCATCTGGCCGGCGGCCAGGGGGGCATGGCCCACTTTCTCGACCACCTGGGCCCAGCCATGGAAACCTGGTGGGCCGCCTTGGGGGAAGTTCATCTGGATGAACCTACCCGGGCCATGCTGGTGGATGCCTTCGGTCCCCCGAATCCGGACCAACTGGCCCGGGCCGTGGCCCATCGGGATCAGGCCCTGCTGCGTCGCCTGAAGGCCCTGGCGGCGGATCAGGCGGATACTGGGAAATAA
- a CDS encoding macro domain-containing protein, producing the protein MIIELDGDLLLSQAQAIAHGIAPNDNFDSGLALSLRERWPALYKDFRHYCHLHSPRPGSLWAWSGVGGPRIVCLFTQAGSDNPGGKPGKATVENVRHSLKELARWLAAENIQSLALPRLATGVGGLDWAAVQPLVAQALADYPGKVYVYTTFHPDVAGAEARA; encoded by the coding sequence ATGATTATCGAACTCGACGGCGATCTCCTTCTTTCCCAAGCCCAGGCTATTGCCCACGGCATAGCCCCCAACGACAACTTCGACAGCGGTCTGGCTCTCAGTCTGCGGGAGCGGTGGCCGGCCCTGTACAAGGATTTCCGCCACTATTGCCATCTCCATTCCCCCCGTCCCGGGAGCCTCTGGGCCTGGAGCGGGGTGGGCGGGCCCCGCATCGTCTGCCTTTTCACCCAAGCCGGTAGCGACAATCCGGGGGGCAAACCGGGCAAGGCCACGGTGGAAAATGTGCGCCACAGCCTGAAAGAGCTGGCCCGCTGGCTGGCGGCGGAAAACATCCAGTCCCTGGCCCTGCCCCGGTTGGCCACGGGGGTGGGCGGCCTGGATTGGGCGGCGGTACAGCCCCTGGTCGCCCAGGCTTTGGCGGACTATCCGGGTAAGGTGTATGTCTACACCACCTTCCACCCGGACGTGGCGGGGGCGGAAGCCCGGGCCTGA
- the recG gene encoding ATP-dependent DNA helicase RecG — MAEKKAAPAPAKKPSKGAGALQQKLRRLGLVTRDDLLLHFPLRYEDETRVTTVEEAPWDAPVQLQVWVEDVAIHFRPRRQLLARVKDASGELWLRFLNFYGSQTKQLERARDEGLQLRVFGEIRGGFFGREMVHPRYKLVAEGEALPQALTPIYPTTAGLAQSALRKLVLRALGEADLGDSLSDALREKFHLMPFGEAARLLHRPPPGVDERALQERHHPAWRRIKFDEVLAQQLSLRRAYLARREKGAPRLAASGELARQLLARLPFRLTGAQDRVWREIAADLAQPYPMQRLLQGDVGSGKTIVAALAACQAMESGYQAAFMAPTEILAEQHFQKLSAWLEPLGIRVAWLSGSLKSAKKKAAQQQAAADAQLIVGTHALIQEGVDFARLGLSIVDEQHRFGVAQRLELRKKGLNPHQLMMSATPIPRTLAMSYYADLDVSVLDELPPGRTPVRTKLVADARRDEVVARVRDGVTDGRQAYWVCPLIEESEKLDLQAAMDTYAALVEDLPELRIGLVHGRLKPEEKAAVMGAFAAGDIQVLVATTVIEVGVDVPNASLMVIEHAERFGLSQLHQLRGRVGRGVHDSVCVLLYAGPLGETARARLKIIYENTDGFEIARQDLQLRGPGEFVGSRQSGVPLLRYADLEQDQDLVEAARGLAESLLRQAPEVAARHLRRWLGSREELLKA, encoded by the coding sequence TTGGCCGAGAAAAAAGCCGCCCCGGCCCCGGCCAAGAAGCCTTCCAAAGGCGCCGGGGCGCTGCAACAAAAGCTGCGCCGCCTGGGTCTGGTGACCCGGGACGATCTGTTGCTCCATTTTCCCCTGCGTTACGAGGACGAGACCCGGGTGACCACCGTGGAGGAGGCCCCCTGGGACGCCCCGGTCCAGCTCCAGGTGTGGGTGGAGGACGTGGCCATCCACTTCCGCCCCCGGCGCCAGCTACTGGCTCGGGTCAAGGATGCCAGCGGTGAGCTGTGGCTGCGCTTTCTCAATTTCTACGGCAGCCAGACCAAGCAGTTGGAACGGGCCCGGGACGAGGGCCTGCAATTGCGGGTATTCGGGGAAATCCGGGGTGGTTTTTTCGGCCGGGAAATGGTCCATCCCCGCTACAAACTGGTGGCGGAAGGGGAAGCCCTGCCCCAGGCCCTGACCCCCATTTACCCCACCACCGCCGGTCTGGCCCAGTCCGCCCTGCGCAAACTGGTGCTGCGGGCCCTGGGGGAAGCGGATCTGGGGGATTCCTTAAGCGACGCCCTGCGGGAAAAATTTCACCTCATGCCCTTCGGGGAGGCCGCTCGGCTGCTGCACCGGCCCCCCCCGGGAGTGGATGAGCGGGCCTTGCAAGAGCGCCACCATCCGGCCTGGCGACGCATTAAATTCGACGAAGTGCTGGCCCAGCAATTGTCCCTGCGCCGCGCCTATCTGGCCCGGCGGGAAAAGGGGGCGCCCCGGCTGGCGGCTTCCGGTGAGCTGGCCCGCCAGCTCCTGGCCCGTCTGCCTTTCCGCCTCACCGGCGCCCAGGACCGGGTGTGGCGGGAGATTGCCGCCGATCTGGCCCAGCCCTATCCCATGCAGCGCCTGCTCCAGGGGGACGTGGGCAGCGGCAAGACCATCGTGGCTGCCCTGGCCGCCTGCCAGGCCATGGAAAGCGGCTATCAGGCTGCCTTCATGGCCCCCACGGAAATCCTGGCGGAACAGCACTTCCAGAAGCTCTCGGCCTGGCTGGAGCCCCTGGGCATCCGGGTGGCCTGGCTCTCCGGCAGCCTGAAATCCGCCAAGAAAAAGGCGGCCCAGCAACAGGCCGCCGCCGACGCCCAGCTCATTGTGGGCACCCACGCCCTGATTCAGGAAGGGGTGGATTTCGCCCGCCTGGGCCTGTCCATCGTGGATGAGCAGCACCGTTTCGGCGTGGCCCAGCGCCTGGAATTGCGCAAAAAGGGTTTGAATCCCCACCAGCTCATGATGTCCGCTACCCCCATTCCCCGGACCCTGGCCATGAGCTATTACGCCGACCTGGACGTGTCCGTGCTGGACGAGCTGCCCCCCGGGCGCACCCCGGTGCGGACCAAGCTGGTGGCCGATGCCCGCCGGGACGAGGTGGTGGCCCGGGTGCGGGACGGGGTGACGGACGGGCGTCAGGCCTACTGGGTCTGCCCCCTCATTGAGGAAAGCGAAAAGCTGGATCTTCAGGCGGCCATGGACACCTACGCCGCCCTGGTGGAAGACCTGCCCGAATTGCGCATTGGCCTGGTCCATGGCCGTTTGAAGCCGGAGGAAAAGGCGGCGGTGATGGGGGCCTTCGCCGCCGGAGACATCCAGGTCCTGGTGGCCACCACGGTTATCGAAGTGGGGGTGGATGTGCCCAATGCCAGCCTGATGGTGATCGAACACGCGGAACGCTTTGGCCTTTCCCAGCTGCACCAGCTGCGGGGCCGGGTGGGCCGGGGCGTGCACGACTCGGTGTGTGTGCTGCTCTACGCCGGTCCCCTGGGGGAAACGGCCCGGGCCCGGCTGAAAATTATCTACGAAAACACGGATGGTTTTGAAATCGCCCGCCAGGATTTACAGCTCCGGGGCCCGGGGGAATTTGTGGGCAGCCGCCAGAGCGGCGTCCCCCTCCTGCGCTACGCGGACCTGGAGCAGGACCAGGATCTGGTGGAGGCCGCCCGGGGCCTGGCGGAAAGCCTGCTGCGTCAGGCCCCCGAGGTGGCGGCCCGCCACCTGCGGCGCTGGCTGGGCAGCCGGGAAGAGCTGCTGAAAGCCTGA
- a CDS encoding RidA family protein, protein MGKTIIATDKAPAAIGTYSQAVKVENTVYLSGQIGLDPATGNLVDGIDAQIVRVFENLKALAEAAGASLGHTVKLNVYLTDLANFAKVNETMARYFPQPYPARAALGISALPKGALVEADAVLYVG, encoded by the coding sequence ATGGGCAAGACCATTATCGCCACCGACAAGGCGCCCGCCGCCATCGGCACCTATTCCCAAGCCGTGAAGGTGGAAAACACCGTTTATCTGTCCGGCCAGATCGGTCTGGACCCGGCCACCGGCAACCTGGTGGACGGCATTGACGCCCAGATCGTGCGGGTCTTTGAAAACCTCAAGGCCCTGGCGGAAGCGGCGGGGGCCTCCCTGGGCCATACGGTGAAACTCAACGTCTATCTCACCGATCTGGCCAATTTCGCCAAGGTCAATGAGACCATGGCCCGCTACTTCCCCCAACCCTATCCCGCCCGGGCCGCCCTGGGTATCTCCGCCCTGCCCAAGGGCGCCCTGGTGGAAGCGGACGCCGTTCTCTACGTCGGCTGA
- a CDS encoding tetratricopeptide repeat protein, producing MTASVIENLEKLLAGPRDGALLRYSLGNEWLKAGNPSRAVEHLTEAVARDPNFSAAWKLLGKARQEGGDLPGALAAYRQGVAVATARKDMQAAKEMTVFARRLEKQLAAEAEAGSGG from the coding sequence ATGACTGCCTCCGTCATTGAAAATCTGGAAAAACTACTGGCCGGTCCCCGGGATGGCGCCCTGCTCCGCTATTCCCTGGGCAATGAATGGCTCAAAGCAGGGAACCCGTCCCGGGCGGTGGAACATCTGACCGAGGCGGTCGCCCGGGACCCGAACTTTTCCGCCGCCTGGAAACTCCTGGGCAAAGCCCGTCAGGAAGGGGGGGACCTGCCCGGCGCCCTGGCGGCCTACCGGCAGGGGGTAGCCGTGGCCACAGCCCGGAAGGATATGCAGGCCGCCAAGGAAATGACCGTGTTCGCCCGGCGCCTGGAAAAACAGCTAGCGGCGGAAGCGGAGGCAGGGTCCGGAGGGTGA
- a CDS encoding SPOR domain-containing protein, with product MAEMKIVGNKAPQKGKAAPKPGKGGTPDPLDQAQEDMKRQLGRRMAFAGVLIAVLLGALALFDRLSAPEPEPQPEAAAPLPPSPPKEVSQPVTPAPSTSTAPSTSTDSEKPAEPDVSAPPVEKGAPAPEPLPTPAVSAKPTHSAPPAKAATPREGSKGGEKVGRVHDQTSAPAPAAKTAAAPAPAPSTAPAPVAKSPAPAQVTRQAAPARHPGTQTTTSSQAAASQAPAPAPVVPAPVTKLPAPPRLFSGYLLQAGVFTSAQRAEELYAKLQLNGIPANMEARVSVGPFKSKAEADAAREKLKALGIDSVLLPPRSR from the coding sequence ATGGCTGAGATGAAAATCGTGGGCAACAAGGCTCCCCAAAAGGGCAAAGCCGCCCCCAAGCCGGGCAAGGGAGGCACGCCCGATCCCCTGGATCAGGCCCAGGAGGACATGAAGCGCCAGCTGGGCCGCCGTATGGCCTTTGCCGGGGTGCTGATCGCCGTGCTCCTGGGGGCCCTGGCCCTTTTTGACCGGCTCAGCGCCCCGGAGCCGGAGCCCCAGCCCGAGGCCGCCGCGCCCCTGCCTCCCAGCCCCCCCAAGGAAGTCTCCCAGCCTGTTACCCCGGCCCCCAGTACCAGCACCGCGCCCAGCACTTCCACGGATTCGGAAAAACCGGCGGAGCCGGACGTGAGCGCTCCCCCGGTGGAGAAGGGCGCTCCTGCGCCCGAGCCCCTGCCCACCCCGGCGGTGAGTGCCAAACCCACCCACAGCGCCCCTCCGGCCAAGGCCGCCACGCCCCGGGAAGGAAGCAAGGGCGGGGAAAAGGTGGGTCGGGTCCATGACCAGACTTCAGCCCCTGCCCCTGCCGCCAAGACTGCCGCGGCTCCTGCCCCCGCCCCCAGCACCGCTCCGGCCCCGGTGGCGAAAAGCCCGGCCCCGGCCCAGGTGACCCGCCAGGCCGCCCCCGCCCGTCACCCGGGCACCCAGACCACTACCTCCAGTCAGGCGGCCGCCAGCCAAGCGCCTGCGCCGGCTCCTGTGGTGCCCGCGCCGGTGACCAAACTACCGGCCCCGCCCCGGCTGTTCTCCGGCTATCTGTTGCAGGCCGGGGTATTTACCAGCGCCCAGCGGGCGGAAGAGCTGTACGCCAAACTCCAGCTCAACGGTATTCCCGCCAACATGGAAGCCCGGGTCAGCGTGGGGCCCTTCAAGTCCAAGGCGGAGGCCGATGCGGCCCGGGAAAAGCTGAAAGCCCTGGGCATCGATTCCGTCCTACTGCCACCCCGCAGCCGCTGA
- a CDS encoding DUF2802 domain-containing protein, with protein sequence MNQEGWLASVGLSWRDGVIALIGLLGVYIVLAFLRLNRIRHPAAPGGRAADLPPLKDQDKTDPDLLGDVYTRTGTLAPDPEAAPAPAPVTPPRDFAWNEPPATFGEEKFIEGVERELDQLRDEVAMLRQEFSLLRDEVRNQVSQLKASQNVSPLYSDAMQMAMAGHDAETIAERCGIARAEAELVVALATNRSE encoded by the coding sequence ATGAACCAGGAAGGGTGGCTGGCGTCCGTCGGATTGAGCTGGCGGGATGGGGTGATTGCCCTGATCGGCCTGCTCGGCGTCTATATCGTCCTGGCCTTCCTGCGCCTGAACCGCATCCGCCATCCCGCCGCTCCTGGCGGGCGGGCCGCCGATCTGCCCCCGCTCAAGGACCAGGATAAGACCGATCCGGATCTGCTGGGGGATGTGTATACCCGAACCGGCACCCTGGCCCCGGACCCGGAAGCGGCCCCCGCCCCGGCGCCGGTCACTCCCCCCCGGGATTTCGCTTGGAACGAGCCCCCCGCCACCTTCGGTGAAGAAAAGTTCATCGAAGGGGTGGAACGGGAGCTGGACCAGCTGCGGGACGAGGTGGCCATGCTACGTCAGGAATTTTCCCTGCTGCGGGACGAAGTCCGCAATCAGGTGAGCCAGCTCAAAGCCTCCCAGAACGTCTCCCCCCTCTACAGCGACGCCATGCAGATGGCCATGGCGGGCCATGATGCGGAGACCATTGCGGAGCGCTGCGGTATTGCCCGGGCAGAGGCGGAACTGGTGGTGGCCCTGGCCACCAACCGGAGCGAATGA
- a CDS encoding PaaI family thioesterase, with protein MLPKWWMALPPRWRPTALRLGFNWFPAWRATGARVLRVAPDMGSLVVALPLHRGTRNAMGTLFGGALFAATDGIHPTLLALQLGPGYILWDKAGAIRYRRPGRTTLYGEFALAPGEAAEVRRLVARDGECERTYTVLLKDSQGVVHTEVERTVYIADKAFFRRKGAAGQGGEGLGSLSQGAGR; from the coding sequence ATGCTGCCCAAATGGTGGATGGCCCTGCCGCCCCGCTGGCGGCCCACGGCCCTGCGCCTTGGTTTTAACTGGTTCCCCGCCTGGCGGGCCACCGGCGCCCGGGTACTGCGGGTGGCGCCGGACATGGGCTCCCTGGTGGTGGCCCTGCCCCTGCACCGGGGCACCCGCAACGCCATGGGCACCCTTTTCGGTGGCGCCCTGTTTGCCGCCACCGACGGCATCCATCCCACCCTCCTGGCCCTCCAGCTGGGGCCCGGCTACATCCTCTGGGACAAGGCCGGGGCCATCCGCTACCGGCGTCCGGGGCGGACCACCCTGTACGGGGAATTTGCCCTGGCTCCGGGGGAAGCGGCGGAAGTGCGCCGTCTGGTGGCCCGGGACGGGGAATGTGAACGGACCTACACGGTGCTGTTGAAGGATTCCCAGGGGGTGGTGCACACGGAGGTGGAGCGCACCGTTTATATTGCCGATAAGGCTTTTTTCCGCCGCAAAGGGGCGGCGGGGCAGGGCGGGGAGGGGCTGGGAAGCCTTTCCCAGGGAGCGGGGCGGTAA